Within the Polaribacter pectinis genome, the region ATATATTTATAGAAACTGGTTTGTCTAAAATTTTAGTCTATAAATCTTCTTTAGACGATGTAATTGGTTATGTAAATGCTTTTGAACTCTTTAAAAAACCAAAAACCATAAAATCTATTTTATTACCTGTAGAAATTGTACCTGAATCTATGATGGTTAATTACATTTTAAACGGTTTAATGAAAAAAAGAAAAAGTGTAGCTGTTGTTGTAGATGAATATGGAGGAACTTCTGGAATGATAACTGTAGAAGATATTGTTGAAGAATTGTTTGGTGAAATAGAAGATGAACATGATTCTCAAGAGTTTTTAGAAGAAAAAGTTAGCGAAACTAAGTTCAACTTTTCTGCAAGATTAGAAATCGATTATTTGAATGAAGAATACGATTTAAACATTCCTAAATCTGAAGCTTATGAAACTTTAGGAGGTTTTATAATAGATCACACAGAAAACATACCAACACAAGAAGATGTTGTAGAGATTGAAGATTTTGAAATAAGAATCTTAAAAATGAGTAGCGCTAAAATAGATGAGGTTTCTTTTAAAATAACAGATAAAGAAGACTAAAATTAAGCGATTCATTTACTTCTATTAAAATACTAAAGAACTTACTACTAATAAGTAAAAAATGGGTTGCAGTATTAAAACCCAAATCGTATATTCGCCAACTGAAATTAAATAAAAACTTATGGCAATTTTATCGAAAATTAGAGAACGTTCAATGTTCTTAATCATCATAATTGGTTTAGCACTTTTTGCTTTTGTATTAGATCCTTCTACTTTAGGAGACTTTTTTAACTCTAATAAAGTAAACGAAATAGGAGAAATTAATGGAGAAACAGTTTCTAGACAAGAATTTGCAACTGCTGTAGATGCTTACAAGCAACAAGCTGGTAGCAATGTTTCAGATATGCAAGCAACAAAAACTGTTTGGGATAATATTGTAAGAAAAAAAATATATCAAAATCAGTTGTCTGAAGCTGGAATTACTGTTGGTGAAGCAGATGTTTGGAATGAAGTTATAAACGCTCCTTCAGTAAAAAGTAATCCACAGTTTTTAAATGAAGCTGGTTTATTTGATGAAACAAAATTCAAGCAATTTTTAGCAGATACTAAAGAAAACAATGAGCAAATGTGGTCTGCTTGGTCTAATTACATGAACCAAATTAGAGACAATGCAGAAAGAAATACATATAATAATTTAGTAACTGCAGGTTTAGGAGCTTCTTTAAAAGAAGGAGAAGCAGAATATTTTGTAGAGAACACAAAATTAAATTCTCAATTTGTATTTGTACCATATTCTACAATTGCAGATAGTTTAGTTACTATTTCTAAATCTGAAGTTGAAGCTTATGTAAAAGCAAACCCAACTACTTTTAAGGTTGATGAATCTAGAGATATCTCTTATGTAAAGTTTGATATTGTTGCAACTCCAGAAGATGAAACAGCAATTAAAAATGATGTTGCTACTTTAATAGAAGATTTTAAATCAGCTACAAATGATAACGAATTCTTAAACGAAAATGATTCTGATATCAATTTAGATTTAGGTTTTAAATATAAGAATTCAGTAAATAACCAAGTTTCATCTGAAATCTTTGAAGGATCTAAAGGTGATGTTTTTGGGCCATATAAAGACCAAGGATATTTTAAAATTTCTAAAGTTGTAGAAGTTGCAAAAATGCCAGACTCTGTAAAAGCTAGTCATATTTTAATTCCTTTTGTTGGTTCTCAAAGAGCAACACCAGACATTACAAGAACAGAAGACCAAGCTAAAAAATTAGCAGATAGTATTTTAAATGTTGTAAAAAGAAGCAATAGAAAATTTGCAGATTTAGCAAAAGAATTTTCATCAGATAAATCTAATTCAGATAAAGGTGGTGAGTTAGATTGGTTTAATTACAATAGAATGACACCTGCTTTTAGAGATTTTTCTTTTACTAGTAAAAAAGGAGATATAGATGTTGTTAAAACACCTTTTGGATTCCATATTGTAAAAATTGATGACCAAAAAAATAACCAAACAGTAGTAAAGTTAGCAACTTATGGTAGAAAAATAGTACCATCTGAAGCAACTGAAAACGCTGTTTTTCAAAAATCAGAACAATTTGCTTTAGCACTTTCTAAAAATAAGAATTTTAGTGATGTAGCTAAAGAAAATAATTATGCTACTAAACCTGCTATTGGTTTAAAGGTTTTAGATGAAAATGTTCCTGGTTTAGGAAACCAAAGAAACATTGTAACTTGGGCTTTTAATAATGATACAGAAATAGGAAGTTTTAAACGTTTCGATTTAGAAGGAAGCCATGTAGTTGCATTCTTAACAGGAAGTACAGAAAAAGGTTTAATGTCTGCTGAAAAAGCAACAAGTAGAGTAAGACCTGTTTTAGTAAATGAAAAGAAAGCTAAATTATTAGCAGATAAACTTAAAGGAAGTTCTTTAGAAGATATTGCAAAGGCAAACAATACAACGGTTAGAACTGCAAATGGAGTTACTTTAAAAAGCCCAACTTTGGCTGGTGCAGGATCTGAACCTAAAGTTGTTGGAGCAATGTACAATGCAGAACCTAATAAAGTTTACACGAATATAGAAGGCAGTAGAGGAGTTTATGCTTTTACTTTAACTAACAAAGTTTTGCCAACAGCATTACCAAACTATGAAACTAAAAGAAAAACGATTTCTGAAGGTAGAAAGAGATTAACTTTTAAAATGTATGAAGCTATTAAGAAAGCTTCTGACATTGAAGACAATAGAGCAAATATGTATGTAGGTAACTAGTATAACTTACATTATTTATATAAAAATCCGTTCAGAACTTTCTGAACGGATTTTTTTTGAATTATTTTTTTTGATAATGATTGTCTTTTTTTTTTTGATTCACTAAAATTACAAACAAGTATAGCCCTGATTGAAGTGGCATCCTTTTTATGCTAAACTTTACATTGAATTAGTTACTAATAGGAAACAACTTTTTAATATTAGAATTGCTATTTTATATTCAGCATAAAAAGATATAGCGAAAAGCAGGAAATAGCTACAAATAAAAAACCTTCTTGATTTCTCAAAAAGGTTTAATATATTGTATAAAGTGATAATTTATTTATCCTTTCATGGAGATTAAAAACTCTTCATTATTTTTAGAGAATTTAATTCTATCATTAATGAACTCCATAGCTTCAATAGGGTTCATGTCTGCTAAATACTTACGTAGAATCCACATTCTTTGCACAGTTTTCTCGTCTAATAATAAATCATCACGTCTTGTAGAAGATTTAATTAAATCGATTGCAGGATAAATTCTTCTGTTAGAAATATTTCTATCTAATTGAAGTTCCATGTTACCAGTTCCTTTAAATTCTTCGAAAATAACTTCGTCCATTTTAGAACCTGTTTCTGTAAGTGCAGTTGCGATAATGGTTAAAGAACCTCCATTTTCTATGTTTCTAGCTGCACCAAAGAAACGTTTTGGTTTGTGTAATGCATTTGCATCTATACCACCAGAAAGTATTTTACCAGATGCTGGTGCAACTGTATTATATGCTCTTGCCAAACGTGTAATTGAATCTAAAAGAATAACAACATCGTGTCCACATTCTACCAAACGTTTTGCTTTTTCTAAAACAATGTTGGCAACTCTTACGTGTTTATCTGCTGGTTCATCAAAAGTAGATGCTACAACTTCTCCACGAACACTTCTTTGCATGTCTGTAACTTCTTCAGGACGTTCATCAATTAATAATACTATTTGATAAACTTCTGGATGATTGGTGGCAATTGCCTTTGCAACATCCTTTAATAACATGGTTTTACCAGTTTTAGGCTGTGCTACAATCATACCACGTTGTCCTTTTCCAATAGGAGAAAATAAATCGATAATTCTTGTTGATAAAGAACTTCCTTTTTCTGCTAAATTGAATTTTTCTTGTGGAAATAAAGGTGTTAAATGTTCGAAAGAAACCCTATCTCTAACAATGTTAGGATTTAATCCGTTTATTTTTGATACTCTAATTAATGGAAAATATTTTTCACCTTCTTTTGGCGGACGAACATTTCCTCTAACTGTATCTCCAGTTTTTAAACCAAATAATTTTATTTGAGATTGAGAAACATAAATATCATCTGGCGAAGATAAATAGTTGTAATCTGATGATCTTAAGAACCCATAACCATCTGGCATCATTTCTAAAACTCCTTCGCTCTCTATAATTCCATCGAACTCAAAATCAGGATCTCTGTACCTATTGTTAGATTTATTACCTCTGCTTACAGTAGGTTTTTTATCTCTGTTTTGATTATTGTTTTTCGATTTAGTATTTTGTTGATTAGGGTTTTTATGCTGTGGCTTGTTTTGTTGATTTGCAGGTTTTTGTTCTTGCTTATCATTCTTAATAGAAGGAGTAGCTTCAGTCTTTACATCATCTTTACTCTCTTTGTTTACCACTTTTCTTGGAATAGGTTTTTTTTGAGTTGGTTTAGGATGATTTGGAGCAGTTTTTTTTGGTCTTTCTACTGTTTTTTCTTCTGGAGTTTCTTTTTCTTCATTAGCAGTTACTGTAGCTTGTGGAGTTTTAGAAACACGTTTTCTTTTTGGTTTATCTACTGTTTTTGGTTTTTCTTCAGTAGTTGAAGTTGCAACAGCTGCTTTACTTGGGTTTGCAGCTTGTGTATCTAGTATTTGATAAACTAAATCTAATTTTTTAAGTTGGCTAGTTTTAGAAAGACCAATAGATTTTGCAATTACCTGTAAATCAGCAAGGGTTTTTGCTTTTAGTTCAGAGATTTCGAACATTATTTATATGTTAAGTTAAAATGTAAATCTTTTATATTAAGATTTTATAATTTGTTTTGATTGATATAATTGTATATAGTGCTATACAATAACTTTTGTGCGGTTAATTATATAACAAATATATACTTTTTTTTTAAGTTTCAAGTTTTCTTTTTAAAAAAGAAAGTTTTACTTTTGTAACCATATATTTTAATTGATGATTCAAAGAATACAAACCATATACTTATTATTAGCTTCAGTTGTTTCTGGAGGTATGATTTTTGTTTTTGATCTTTGGGATAATCTTAAAGGAAATGTATTTGCTTTGGATTTATTTTTGAGAGAGTCTGCTCTTTTAAAATTAATTCCTATATTGTTCTTACTTTCTGCTATTATATCATTTGTAACCATTTTTTTATTTAACAATAGAAAGTTACAATTTGTAGTAGGGCGTATTGTTATTTTGATCAATCTTTTTTTATTAGGATTATTGATTTATGTATCTCTAACTTTACCTGGAGAAGCTACTGTTTCGGAGAAAGGTATTGGGATGTTCTTACCAATTTTGGCTGTATTGCTTATTGTTTTGGCAAATAAAGCTATTAAAAAGGATGAAGATCTTGTAAAATCTGTAGATAGATTACGATAAAACTAACATCTTAGTTATATTAGTGCGAAGAAAACCGAGAATTTATTTCTCGGTTTTTTATTTTTAGACATTATTAGAATAAAAAAAATAAAAAGAATTTTATTTGTAACTTTAACTGTTAAAATACAATTTCAGTATTGTTTTTAATCAATTGTTTTTCAGTTGTTTATTTTTTTCTTCTCACGGTTTTCCGTGAGAGAACTCACGGAAAACCGTGAGAAGAAAATTTCACTGAAAATGGGGGTTGTACATTCTTAATTTGTAACATAAATTTGTAAGGTAAAAATGAAAGATAAAATATACGTTCACGTAGCTGATGATCACAAAATATTAATTGAAGGTATCATCGCTGTAATAAATACTGACAAAGAGATTGAAATTAAAGGATATTCTCTTACTGGCCAAGAAGTAATAGATTGGTTTAGCCTTAAAGAAAACAAAGCAGATGTTTTAATTTTAGACATTACTATGCCTGTTTTAGATGGTTTTCAAGTATTAAAACATTTTAAGAAAAAAAGAATAGATCAAAAAGTTATTATTTTATCAAGTTATGATGATGTTAAAATTGTACAAGAGGTTTTAAATCTTGGTTGCAAAGGATATATTTCAAAAAATAGCGCAGGAGAACATATAGTAAATGCTATTAAAGCTGTTGCAAGAGGAGAACAATACTTTAGCACAGATATTCAAAGTAGCTTATTACAAACCTTATCAGGTCAAATGGTTCCTAAAGGAGATATGCCAGATAAATATTTATTAAACAGCTTAACAGAAAGAGAATTAGATGTTTTGAAGCTTGTTACTAAAGAATATAGTACTAGTGAAATGGCAGATTCTATGAATTTAAGTGTAAACACAGTA harbors:
- a CDS encoding peptidylprolyl isomerase, translated to MAILSKIRERSMFLIIIIGLALFAFVLDPSTLGDFFNSNKVNEIGEINGETVSRQEFATAVDAYKQQAGSNVSDMQATKTVWDNIVRKKIYQNQLSEAGITVGEADVWNEVINAPSVKSNPQFLNEAGLFDETKFKQFLADTKENNEQMWSAWSNYMNQIRDNAERNTYNNLVTAGLGASLKEGEAEYFVENTKLNSQFVFVPYSTIADSLVTISKSEVEAYVKANPTTFKVDESRDISYVKFDIVATPEDETAIKNDVATLIEDFKSATNDNEFLNENDSDINLDLGFKYKNSVNNQVSSEIFEGSKGDVFGPYKDQGYFKISKVVEVAKMPDSVKASHILIPFVGSQRATPDITRTEDQAKKLADSILNVVKRSNRKFADLAKEFSSDKSNSDKGGELDWFNYNRMTPAFRDFSFTSKKGDIDVVKTPFGFHIVKIDDQKNNQTVVKLATYGRKIVPSEATENAVFQKSEQFALALSKNKNFSDVAKENNYATKPAIGLKVLDENVPGLGNQRNIVTWAFNNDTEIGSFKRFDLEGSHVVAFLTGSTEKGLMSAEKATSRVRPVLVNEKKAKLLADKLKGSSLEDIAKANNTTVRTANGVTLKSPTLAGAGSEPKVVGAMYNAEPNKVYTNIEGSRGVYAFTLTNKVLPTALPNYETKRKTISEGRKRLTFKMYEAIKKASDIEDNRANMYVGN
- the rho gene encoding transcription termination factor Rho, coding for MFEISELKAKTLADLQVIAKSIGLSKTSQLKKLDLVYQILDTQAANPSKAAVATSTTEEKPKTVDKPKRKRVSKTPQATVTANEEKETPEEKTVERPKKTAPNHPKPTQKKPIPRKVVNKESKDDVKTEATPSIKNDKQEQKPANQQNKPQHKNPNQQNTKSKNNNQNRDKKPTVSRGNKSNNRYRDPDFEFDGIIESEGVLEMMPDGYGFLRSSDYNYLSSPDDIYVSQSQIKLFGLKTGDTVRGNVRPPKEGEKYFPLIRVSKINGLNPNIVRDRVSFEHLTPLFPQEKFNLAEKGSSLSTRIIDLFSPIGKGQRGMIVAQPKTGKTMLLKDVAKAIATNHPEVYQIVLLIDERPEEVTDMQRSVRGEVVASTFDEPADKHVRVANIVLEKAKRLVECGHDVVILLDSITRLARAYNTVAPASGKILSGGIDANALHKPKRFFGAARNIENGGSLTIIATALTETGSKMDEVIFEEFKGTGNMELQLDRNISNRRIYPAIDLIKSSTRRDDLLLDEKTVQRMWILRKYLADMNPIEAMEFINDRIKFSKNNEEFLISMKG
- a CDS encoding DUF4293 domain-containing protein produces the protein MIQRIQTIYLLLASVVSGGMIFVFDLWDNLKGNVFALDLFLRESALLKLIPILFLLSAIISFVTIFLFNNRKLQFVVGRIVILINLFLLGLLIYVSLTLPGEATVSEKGIGMFLPILAVLLIVLANKAIKKDEDLVKSVDRLR
- a CDS encoding response regulator gives rise to the protein MKDKIYVHVADDHKILIEGIIAVINTDKEIEIKGYSLTGQEVIDWFSLKENKADVLILDITMPVLDGFQVLKHFKKKRIDQKVIILSSYDDVKIVQEVLNLGCKGYISKNSAGEHIVNAIKAVARGEQYFSTDIQSSLLQTLSGQMVPKGDMPDKYLLNSLTERELDVLKLVTKEYSTSEMADSMNLSVNTVETYRKNLLRKLNVKNAVGLAMYAVKNNIV